CAGCCAAACTATCGTGAGGATGTTTGTTTTGTAACGGCTATCATTATTCACCGCGTAGGTAAAGGCGCCCGCTATTTTTTTCGGCGCCAGAGACAGCGTTATATGGAGAGTCTGCGGCAGCGCATTTATTATGAAACTTTTTTGAGTTTGGAAGTGGCCACACTGGTCACAGCCAAGCTGGCAGAAAACGGCCATTCCAGACTAAACATTGAAATTCATCTGGACGTGGGTGAGAAGGGTGACACTAAAGAACTGATTCGGGAAGTGGTTGGCATGGTGATTGGCAGCGGCTTCCAGGCCTGCATTAAACCGGATTCTTACGGCGCCACCAAGGTAGCCGACAAGTACACAAAATAAGAAAGATGCGCTTGGTAAAACGCCGTTGGGCGTTTTTTTTTAGCACATCAACCTGCCGGCCAGGAACTGATGCAATAGGTCAAATCGTCTTTGCTGATGATAGCCAAGGTATGTTTTCCCTTCATATGTTCGGCTGCGACTGATGTTCTTTGCAATGCAGGCGGCCTCCAGGCAGTCTCCGGCAATGGTATCCACAATTAAGTGGGTGTGGGTACCGTTTTTTATTTGTGAGCCCAGACAGGCATGGGGGATTCTACCGGCGATGTTGATCTGCAATTTATGCAGTACCGCATAAGCCAGTAATGTGGGCGGTATGCAAAAATCTTCCCAGGGAACCAGGCGAAGAAGTCTGCGGGACACCATGTGGGGGCCATGTGACGGTGATGCTATGTTAATTTTGTGCTCTATTTTTAGTGTTTGATTAAGGTATCTGCGATAAAAAAACATCGGTTCATTTAGGAGATTGGGAATGGGCTTGAGTGGGTAGCAGTCCATCAGGGCCAGGTCCAGTTGTTTTTTCACGGAGTTGTTGATGAACAGGGAAAGATCTTTTGTGATGTCTCCCACCAGATCACCGTCCACAAAAATGGTATAGGTAGCGCCGCCGCAATAGGATAGCTTTGCCCCTACCGCTCTGGGCACATCAATCCCCAAGGGCTCAGTAAATGTAACAACGGTGATTTTCTGCCGGTTTTGCCGGTAAAGTTCATCAACCTCATGACGGGTAGCAGTATTTGAACCGTTAAGAATAACATAGATTATTTTGATGTCATCAATCCTCAGCAGCCGCCTTAACACACAGCCTATGCGCTGCTCTTCATTTAATGCCGGTACCACAGCTGTTAGCATATGTATCCCTCCTGCTTCAGTATATTGCATCAATTATAAAAAGGGTCTGGAGCGCACAAAAAATTAGCCCGGCACATACTCTATAGCATGGAACTACCGTGTTCCTGATACTTCAATAAACAGGTAGGTGAACATATGTTTAGAGTAGGAGATGTGGTGGGGCGCAAATCCTATGGGATGGATATCCTTTTTAAAATTGTCCAGATCGATATGCGTAAAAAAACCGCCACATTAAAAGGGCTGGATATGCGCCTGCTGGCAGACGCTCCTTTGGATGACCTGGTCTCTCCCGATTCCGGGGATTTACAGGAATACAAATCTCGCTCAGAGAAGGCGCAAAAAGATTGTATTAGTAAAATTTATAAAAGGAGAAGCCTGGAGCGGGAGCGGTTGCGGGGAAAGAGCGGACGTTCCCCCGATGAGTTTTTTGAACTCCCCGGGAAAATACTGCATTTGGATGGAGATGAAGACTATCTTCACGAGTGTTTACGGGCATACCGAGCGCTACAGCTGGATGCGGCGGGTTATTATTTTCCAGAAAAAGAACAGCCCGAAAAAATCTGGGGACTCTTGCATGAGCACAGGCCCGATATCCTGATTCTCACAGGGCATGATGCCTTCAAAAAAAACAAAAAGGATTTTACCGATTTAAAAAGCTATTCCAATTCCCGCTACTTTGTGGAGGCCACGCGTAAGGCCAGGCAATATGAACCGGCAAAAGATGATCTGATAATTTTTGCCGGCGCCTGTCAGTCCCATTACGAGGCCATTCTGGCGGCCGGTGCCAATTTTGCCAGTGCTCCGCAGCGTGTTTTGATCCATGCCATGGACCCGGTTTTCATTACTGAAAAGGTGGCCTTTACCTCCATAAATGAATCGGTTAATATTTATGAAGTTATCAAAAACACTATCACCGGCCTGGATGGAATTGGTGGCGTAGAGACCAAGGGAAAATTCCGCCTGGGTTTGCCAAAATCTCCCTATTAAAATAAGCCGAGCCAGATATTTTTTTGTTGCATCGCAGCGGATATTAGAGAAATCCATGGGCACACTGTTAAGGTGAGGAGTTTTGGAAAAAAGGAGTTATTGCTCTTGTGCTAAA
This Dethiobacter alkaliphilus AHT 1 DNA region includes the following protein-coding sequences:
- a CDS encoding glycosyltransferase family 2 protein — encoded protein: MLTAVVPALNEEQRIGCVLRRLLRIDDIKIIYVILNGSNTATRHEVDELYRQNRQKITVVTFTEPLGIDVPRAVGAKLSYCGGATYTIFVDGDLVGDITKDLSLFINNSVKKQLDLALMDCYPLKPIPNLLNEPMFFYRRYLNQTLKIEHKINIASPSHGPHMVSRRLLRLVPWEDFCIPPTLLAYAVLHKLQINIAGRIPHACLGSQIKNGTHTHLIVDTIAGDCLEAACIAKNISRSRTYEGKTYLGYHQQRRFDLLHQFLAGRLMC
- a CDS encoding ribonuclease H-like YkuK family protein, translated to MNFQSPSRGELTLDQAYADITAYMDANPKEQYKLIIGTDSQPNYREDVCFVTAIIIHRVGKGARYFFRRQRQRYMESLRQRIYYETFLSLEVATLVTAKLAENGHSRLNIEIHLDVGEKGDTKELIREVVGMVIGSGFQACIKPDSYGATKVADKYTK
- the yabG gene encoding sporulation peptidase YabG; the protein is MFRVGDVVGRKSYGMDILFKIVQIDMRKKTATLKGLDMRLLADAPLDDLVSPDSGDLQEYKSRSEKAQKDCISKIYKRRSLERERLRGKSGRSPDEFFELPGKILHLDGDEDYLHECLRAYRALQLDAAGYYFPEKEQPEKIWGLLHEHRPDILILTGHDAFKKNKKDFTDLKSYSNSRYFVEATRKARQYEPAKDDLIIFAGACQSHYEAILAAGANFASAPQRVLIHAMDPVFITEKVAFTSINESVNIYEVIKNTITGLDGIGGVETKGKFRLGLPKSPY